A genomic stretch from Candidatus Hydrogenisulfobacillus filiaventi includes:
- a CDS encoding protein of unknown function (Evidence 5 : Unknown function): MGGGAGLADGQGGGVAYHEDVLGALRQERVAVDRNEAALVAQAAVHDHLLPGVGRDGDQQVVFEGLAFQAGDGTGGRVNRLHVEEDLRPDVALRHHRGRPVGHRFQGVDAADGVGVDDFGLLAQPPFPQPAVQHEGELQRGHRALMRQAYREHHPPAVELGQGVPQLEGRLFIIEPVGGLRQARNELGGGLAAGGDDQEVVVEGLPVLEGHRLGLGIHRGGILHNQGDAGIEDAPLRPLGLGRHRLVEGHVEEQRLIDMIGPRRDDGDVHRSFVDLLADRVHQLVGDDAAADPAAQHHDFLAHTATSFIRLARRGPEGLFDAPHLNFEHLIVLKGFNDIVPDLFGPFRDVLGRAGIGGPDLEYGPDRFGADALNEFHQGAGTVGAAGIDDLDFLTHEGRTSFCRSGAHRPAPDANGPSAPGGGRSSVPP; encoded by the coding sequence GTGGGCGGTGGAGCCGGCCTTGCTGATGGGCAGGGCGGTGGCGTCGCCTACCACGAAGACGTTCTCGGTGCCCTCCGCCAGGAGCGAGTGGCGGTCGACCGGAATGAAGCCGCCCTTGTCGCCCAGGCCGCTGTCCATGATCACCTTCTGCCCGGTGTGGGGCGGGATGGTGACCAGCAGGTCGTATTTGAGGGTCTTGCCTTCCAGGCTGGTGATGGTACGGGAGGCAGGGTCAACCGACTCCATGTTGAAGAAGACCTCCGGCCGGATGTTGCGCTCCGTCATCACCGGGGCCGCCCAGTTGGCCACCGGTTCCAGGGAGTGGACGCGGCCGATGGGGTAGGTGTAGACGATTTCGGTCTTCTCGCGCAGCCCCCGTTCCCGCAGCCAGCTGTCCAGCATGAAGGTGAACTCCAGCGGGGCCACCGGGCACTTATGCGGCAGGCCTACCGTGAGCACCACCCGCCCGCCGTCGAACTGGGCCAGGGCGTCCCGCAGCTTGAGGGCCGGCTCTTCATCATAGAACCAGTGGGCGGCCTCCGCCAGGCCCGGAATGAGCTCGGGGGAGGGCTTGCTGCCGGTGGCGATGACCAGGAAGTCGTAGTGGAGGGTTTGCCCGTTCTTGAGGGACACCGTCTGGGCCTTGGTATCCACCGCGGTGGCATCCTCCACAATCAGGGAGATGCGGGGATCGAGGATGCTCCGCTCCGGCCGCTTGGCCTCGGCCGGCACCGCCTGGTCGAAGGCCATGTAGAGGAACAGAGGCTGATAGACATGATCGGGCCGCGAAGAGATGACGGTGATGTGCACCGCTCCTTTGTTGACCTCCTCGCTGACCGCGTGCACCAGCTGGTTGGCGACGATGCTGCCGCCGACCCCGCCGCCCAACACCACGACTTCCTGGCTCATACCGCTACCTCCTTCATCCGGCTGGCGCGCCGGGGCCCGGAGGGCCTATTTGACGCGCCGCACCTGAATTTTGAACACCTCATTGTCCTGAAAGGTTTTAACGACATCGTGCCCGACCTTTTTGGCCCATTCCGGGATGTCCTTGGCCGAGCCGGCATCGGTGGCCCAGACCTCGAATACGGTCCCGACCGGTTCGGTGCGGATGCTCTTAATGAGTTCCATCAGGGGGCCGGGACAGTAGGAGCCGCGGGCATCGATGACCTTGACTTCCTCACTCATGAAGGACGGACCTCCTTCTGTCGGTCGGGGGCGCACCGACCAGCGCCGGACGCGAACGGACCTTCCGCCCCTGGCGGGGGGCGGTCATCCGTTCCGCCCTAG
- a CDS encoding Putative sulfur carrier protein AF_0556 (Evidence 3 : Putative function from multiple computational evidences): MSEEVKVIDARGSYCPGPLMELIKSIRTEPVGTVFEVWATDAGSAKDIPEWAKKVGHDVVKTFQDNEVFKIQVRRVK, encoded by the coding sequence ATGAGTGAGGAAGTCAAGGTCATCGATGCCCGCGGCTCCTACTGTCCCGGCCCCCTGATGGAACTCATTAAGAGCATCCGCACCGAACCGGTCGGGACCGTATTCGAGGTCTGGGCCACCGATGCCGGCTCGGCCAAGGACATCCCGGAATGGGCCAAAAAGGTCGGGCACGATGTCGTTAAAACCTTTCAGGACAATGAGGTGTTCAAAATTCAGGTGCGGCGCGTCAAATAG
- a CDS encoding Oxidored_molyb domain-containing protein: MADLLQPAGGTPAPFGVRHRRHAWAVGLLYLTGLVLYLPGWRTAAGGSLPLVQAVHTAGGVLYVLATVGLGARFFPWPGAGRPGYGRWGFFLLVMTGLTGFGLLGGGGAVRQAATVGHAGFAAAFTLWLAWHLWARRPRRLPVAGGISRRRFLGWAGSVLAAAVPLRYLPGMLRMVGGSLAGPAGGQVAGALPGFVPYTVVNGYPDLNAAAWRLTLEAPGRPPRIWDLAALQQHPATRTRVFRFQCVTGWAVDQVAATGVDLAAWLAAQGWDPAREPWVVFFSGDGVYTESLSASQVLHYRPLLAWALDGRPLARSQGFPLRLIVPGMYGYKSLKWLVRIRLQAGREDGYWEQRGYPEDAYLGSYPL, from the coding sequence ATGGCAGACCTCCTTCAGCCCGCCGGCGGGACGCCGGCCCCCTTCGGCGTGCGTCACCGGCGCCACGCCTGGGCGGTGGGCCTCCTCTACCTGACGGGCCTTGTGCTCTATCTTCCCGGCTGGCGGACGGCCGCCGGGGGCAGTCTTCCCCTGGTGCAGGCGGTGCATACCGCCGGCGGGGTGCTGTATGTCCTAGCCACGGTGGGTTTGGGCGCCCGCTTCTTCCCCTGGCCGGGGGCCGGCCGTCCCGGCTACGGACGCTGGGGCTTCTTTCTCCTGGTCATGACCGGCCTCACCGGGTTCGGACTCCTGGGGGGCGGGGGCGCGGTCCGGCAGGCGGCGACGGTGGGGCACGCCGGCTTTGCCGCCGCCTTCACCCTTTGGCTGGCGTGGCATCTCTGGGCGCGGCGGCCGCGCCGGCTGCCCGTGGCCGGGGGGATCAGCCGCCGCCGTTTCCTGGGCTGGGCCGGCTCGGTGCTGGCGGCAGCGGTGCCGCTGCGCTACCTGCCCGGCATGCTGCGCATGGTGGGAGGCAGCCTGGCCGGGCCCGCGGGCGGGCAGGTGGCCGGGGCCCTGCCCGGCTTTGTGCCCTACACGGTGGTCAACGGCTATCCCGACCTGAACGCCGCCGCGTGGCGGCTGACCCTGGAGGCCCCCGGCCGGCCGCCCCGGATATGGGACCTGGCCGCCTTGCAGCAGCATCCGGCGACCCGTACGCGGGTGTTCCGGTTCCAATGCGTCACCGGCTGGGCGGTGGATCAGGTTGCGGCCACCGGGGTGGACCTGGCGGCGTGGCTGGCGGCCCAGGGCTGGGATCCGGCCCGGGAGCCCTGGGTGGTCTTCTTCTCCGGGGACGGGGTGTACACGGAGTCCCTCAGCGCCTCCCAGGTGCTGCATTACCGCCCGCTGCTGGCCTGGGCCCTGGACGGCCGGCCCCTTGCCCGCTCGCAAGGATTCCCGTTGCGGCTCATCGTGCCGGGCATGTACGGCTACAAGTCCCTCAAATGGCTGGTGCGCATCCGCCTCCAGGCCGGGCGCGAGGACGGCTACTGGGAACAGCGCGGCTATCCCGAGGATGCGTATCTCGGCAGCTATCCGTTGTAA